Proteins encoded in a region of the Triplophysa dalaica isolate WHDGS20190420 chromosome 10, ASM1584641v1, whole genome shotgun sequence genome:
- the LOC130429757 gene encoding uncharacterized protein LOC130429757 — protein sequence MTTIALLYISSLCINVVFGADPDEVKTLSVMEGDSVTLHNHFAIQNKSVLEWDFGMEGFLVAKIDREANEVSLNDDVADRRFLGRLHMDEETGDLTIINITTNHTGEYKLEITDPGRNKKTFSLNVFGDPGEVKSVSVSVMEGDYVTLHVGYPDIKNYDVIRWRFQYKFRLAEIDRKTGSLSKHGDVLDGRFRDRLEANHLSGSLTITKMRTDLSGLYEVDVNSNSGAHTIHKSYTVTVSGDVKILSVMEGEPVTLQTDLTHIQTDDRIQWMFVFDGTLIAEIYQPNYINSAYNGTDVRFKDRLNLNHQTGDLTINKITKKLSGLYELKIISRRLYIHRKITVNVSEATLSSHVIAGICVGVLLVIAAAAAGGIFCRHMYPKARTQKVMEGDTVILHTDVHVRPDNVVMEWSIGSLMTQKIAEYKNSNKRMYGDALDGRLRGRLTLRDTGSLTIKDTRTTDSGVYRLKIKESRIPTIKRFRLTVTSTLEMKFVKEGESVMLETKTEIQNKKLEWIFEDQDTPIAQIDPACNVYSTSDDGVFRDTLQLNHETGDLTINNMSEEHFGLYKLQVIANDDEISYRRFNVSVDDSNRVTEEVPLTNGDVQQQ from the exons GTGCTAGAGTGGGACTTCGGAATGGAAGGGTTTCTTGTAGCCAAAATCGATAGAGAAGCCAATGAAGTCTCATTAAATGATGATGTTGCCGATAGGAGATTCCTTGGCAGACTGCATATGGATGAagagactggagatctcaccatcataAACATCACAACTAATCACACTGGAGAGTATAAACTAGAGATTACTGACCCAGGGAGGAACAAAAAGACATTCAGTCTCA ATGTTTTTGGTGATCCTGGTGAAGTGaagtctgtgtctgtgtctgtgatggagggagattatGTTACACTACATGTTGGCTATCCAGATATCAAGAACTATGATGTGATACGCTGGAGGTTTCAATACAAATTTCGTCTTGCTGAAATCGACAGAAAAACTGGAAGCCTCTCAAAACATGGTGATGTTCTTGACgggagattcagagacagactggaGGCGAATCATCTgtctggatctctcaccatcactaAAATGAGAACTGATCTTTCTGGACTTTATGAAGTAGATGTCAACAGCAATAGTGGAGCACACACCATACATAAGTCATACACAGTTACTGTCAGTG GGGATGTGAAGATactgtcagtgatggagggagaacCTGTCACTCTACAGACTGATCTTACTCACATACAGACAGATGATCGGATACAGTGGATGTTTGTATTTGATGGCACTCTAATAGCTGAAATATATCAACCAAACTATATAAACAGTGCATACAATGGCACTGATGTGAGATTCAAAGACAGATTGAACCTGAAtcatcagactggagatctcaccatcaacAAAATCACCAAAAAACTCTCTGGACTTTATGAACTAAAGATCATCAGCAGAAGACTATACATTCACAGGAAAATCACTGTTAATGTCAGCG AGGCGACTCTGTCTTCACATGTTATAGCAGGTATATGTGTTGGTGTTCTGCTGGTTatcgctgctgctgctgctggtggGATTTTCTGTCGTCACATGTACCCTAAAGCAAGAACACAGAAGG tgatggagggagatacGGTCATTCTGCACACTGATGTTCATGTCAGACCAGATAATGTTGTGATGGAGTGGAGTATTGGATCTCTTATGACTCAAAAGATCGCTGAATACAAGAACTCAAATAAAAGGATGTATGGTGATGCTCTTGATGGGAGATTAAGAGGCAGACTGACACTGAGAGACAcaggatctctcaccatcaaaGACACCAGAACCACAGACTCAGGAGTTTATCGACTAAAAATCAAAGAGAGTAGAATACCCACAATCAAGAGATTCAGACTGACTGTCACAA GTACACTTGAAATGAAATTTGTGAAGGAGGGAGAATCTGTTATGCTGGAGACTAAAACTGAGATACAAAACAAGAAACTCGAGTGGATTTTTGAAGATCAAGACACTCCCATAGCTCAAATCGATCCTGCCTGCAATGTTTACAGTACATCTGATGATGGTGTATTCAGAGACACACTGCAACTGAACCATGAGACTGGAGATCTGACCATCAACAACATGAGTGAGGAACACTTTGGGCTTTATAAATTACAGGTCATCGCCAATGATGACGAAATCTCCTACAGGAGATTCAACGTGTCTGTCGATG ATTCCAACAGAGTGACCGAAGAAGTACCTTTGACGAATGGAGATGTTCAGCAACAGTGA